From Rhodococcus antarcticus, the proteins below share one genomic window:
- the glcF gene encoding glycolate oxidase subunit GlcF codes for MTDVNLGLPAVGHQPPENTGSAFDHHHPPSEELVDDCVHCGFCLPSCPTYALWGEEMDSPRGRIHLMKTGLEGAPMTDTMVGHFDACLGCMACVTSCPSGVQYDKLIGATRAQVERHHERPRSERLLREAIFRLFPYPKRLNLLRGPLRLYQATPLSRLLRRSGLLERIAPQLRVMESLAPTLSKREDIPVRTAATGERRAVVGMLTGCVQSAFFPGVNAATARVLSAEGCDVITPRAQGCCGALSEHMGREEEGLAFARALIDTFDAAGVDHVVVNAAGCGSQMKDYAHLLRDDPTYAERAQAFTAKVRDVSEILVELGTVAPRHPVDAVAAYHDACHLAHAQGIRSQPRELLAAIPGLEVREIADASLCCGSAGVYNILNPGPADELGDRKAANVLATGAELLITANPGCLMQIATATERAGGRIRLAHTVEVLDASIRGVPLA; via the coding sequence ATGACCGACGTGAACCTGGGCCTACCTGCGGTGGGCCACCAGCCTCCCGAGAACACCGGGTCTGCCTTCGACCACCACCACCCGCCGTCGGAAGAGCTCGTCGACGACTGCGTGCACTGCGGCTTCTGCCTGCCCAGCTGTCCCACCTACGCGCTGTGGGGCGAGGAGATGGACTCCCCGCGCGGGCGCATCCACCTCATGAAGACCGGGCTCGAGGGGGCCCCGATGACCGACACCATGGTCGGGCACTTCGACGCCTGCCTCGGCTGCATGGCGTGCGTCACCTCGTGCCCCTCGGGCGTGCAGTACGACAAGCTCATCGGGGCCACCCGCGCCCAGGTGGAGCGCCACCACGAACGCCCCCGCAGCGAGCGGCTGCTGCGCGAGGCGATCTTCCGCCTGTTCCCCTACCCGAAGCGGCTGAACCTGCTGCGCGGCCCGCTGCGCCTGTACCAGGCCACCCCGCTCTCGCGGCTGCTGCGCCGATCCGGGCTGCTCGAGCGGATCGCCCCGCAGCTGCGGGTGATGGAGTCCCTCGCGCCGACCCTGTCCAAGCGGGAGGACATCCCCGTGCGCACCGCGGCCACGGGTGAGCGGCGCGCCGTGGTCGGGATGCTCACCGGCTGCGTGCAGAGCGCCTTCTTCCCGGGGGTCAACGCCGCCACCGCGCGGGTCCTGTCAGCCGAGGGCTGCGACGTCATCACCCCGAGGGCCCAGGGCTGCTGCGGGGCGCTGAGCGAGCACATGGGCCGCGAGGAGGAGGGGCTGGCCTTCGCCCGGGCGCTGATCGACACCTTCGACGCGGCCGGGGTCGACCACGTCGTGGTCAACGCGGCCGGCTGCGGATCGCAGATGAAGGACTACGCCCACCTCCTGCGCGACGACCCGACCTACGCCGAGCGCGCGCAGGCCTTCACCGCCAAGGTCCGCGACGTCTCCGAGATCCTGGTCGAGCTCGGGACGGTGGCACCGAGGCACCCGGTGGACGCCGTCGCCGCGTACCACGACGCCTGTCACCTCGCGCACGCCCAGGGCATCCGCAGCCAGCCGCGCGAGCTGCTCGCGGCCATCCCCGGCCTCGAGGTCCGCGAGATCGCCGACGCCAGCCTGTGCTGCGGCTCCGCGGGCGTCTACAACATCCTCAACCCCGGACCGGCCGACGAGCTCGGGGACCGCAAGGCGGCCAACGTCCTCGCCACCGGGGCCGAGCTGCTCATCACCGCCAACCCCGGTTGCCTCATGCAGATCGCCACCGCCACCGAGCGGGCGGGCGGGCGGATCCGGCTCGCGCACACCGTCGAGGTCCTCGACGCGTCCATCCGGGGCGTGCCGCTGGCCTGA
- a CDS encoding FAD-binding oxidoreductase, with translation MPSESVPVQHAATTVDEVCDVLRAASSAGRTVLPVGNRSTVDWLPGPDTDEVLSLRGLDGVLEHSAGDLVVHVQAGTLLSDLQAAVAGAGQHLALSAPVDGVTVGGLLAGDLSGPGRYLYGTVRDLVIGTTSVRSDGAVTHSGGKVVKNVAGYDLGKLYTGSRGTLGVITDAWFRLHPLPESTRWVVADGLDAEGAGRAFAAVRSSQTAPTAIEVRSSGDGYQVAVQVDGVAAGIETRAGLVATLTGGTATDAEPAGWGTWPDEPVLLAVTHSPAALTDVLSALTGTTVTGSAVGVLRVGCDLDRASDVLAAARAVAARHHGTATVLRAPAGHDLDVRGPGDPALLTLMRRVKDEFDPTHTLAPGRLLGDI, from the coding sequence ATGCCTTCTGAGTCCGTGCCGGTGCAGCACGCGGCCACCACCGTGGACGAGGTGTGCGACGTGCTGCGCGCGGCCTCGTCGGCCGGGCGCACGGTGCTCCCGGTCGGCAACCGGTCCACGGTGGACTGGCTGCCGGGACCGGACACCGACGAGGTGCTCAGCCTGCGGGGCCTCGACGGCGTGCTCGAGCACTCGGCTGGCGACCTCGTGGTGCACGTGCAGGCGGGCACCCTGCTCAGCGACCTGCAGGCCGCGGTCGCCGGCGCCGGTCAGCACCTCGCGCTGAGCGCACCCGTGGACGGCGTGACCGTGGGTGGGCTGCTCGCCGGCGACCTCTCCGGGCCCGGGCGCTACCTGTACGGCACCGTGCGCGACCTCGTGATCGGCACCACGTCGGTGCGCTCGGACGGCGCCGTCACGCACTCCGGCGGCAAGGTCGTGAAGAACGTGGCCGGCTACGACCTGGGCAAGCTGTACACGGGCTCCCGCGGCACGCTGGGCGTCATAACCGACGCGTGGTTCCGGCTGCACCCGTTGCCCGAGTCCACCCGCTGGGTCGTGGCCGACGGGCTGGACGCCGAGGGCGCCGGCCGTGCGTTCGCCGCCGTCCGCAGCTCGCAGACGGCACCCACGGCCATCGAGGTCCGCAGCAGCGGCGACGGGTACCAGGTCGCCGTCCAGGTCGACGGCGTGGCCGCCGGCATCGAGACGCGGGCCGGCCTCGTGGCCACCCTCACCGGGGGCACGGCCACCGATGCCGAGCCTGCGGGCTGGGGCACCTGGCCCGACGAGCCGGTGCTGCTGGCCGTGACGCACTCCCCGGCAGCGCTCACCGACGTGCTGTCCGCGCTCACCGGCACCACCGTGACCGGCTCCGCCGTCGGCGTGCTCCGGGTCGGGTGCGACCTCGACCGCGCGTCGGACGTGCTCGCCGCCGCCCGCGCGGTCGCCGCCCGCCACCACGGCACGGCCACCGTGCTGCGCGCCCCCGCCGGACACGACCTCGACGTGCGGGGTCCCGGCGACCCCGCCCTGCTCACCCTCATGCGTCGGGTGAAGGACGAGTTCGACCCGACACACACCCTGGCGCCCGGGCGCCTGCTGGGAGACATCTGA
- a CDS encoding FAD-linked oxidase C-terminal domain-containing protein, with protein MDSAVLAPPVPAAQLAHRFAEQLAPGSIITDPTRLSTYQCDGLAHYRVTPAVVVLPQTAAQVQHVVRVCHELGVPFVARGSGTGLSGGALPHADGVLVVTSQMRRILEVDVANELAVVEPGVINLDVTKAAAVQGWYFAPDPSSQQVCSVGGNVAENSGGAHCLKYGFTTNHVLGVEVVTPDGELVTFGGRTRDTPGYDLLGAFVGSEGTLGITTKVVVRLLRKPETVQTLLAGFRSTDAAGAAVSAIIGSGVVPAAIELMDALAIEAAEAATHCGYPDGAGAVLVVELDGPVAEVEHTFAAVQQHCRDNGSFEIRVAADDAQRALIWKGRKSAFAAVGRISPDYIVQDGVIPRTKLAEVLSAMGELADAAGVRVANVFHAGDGNLHPLVLFDDGVEGEAQRAEEVSGGILDLCLSHGGSITGEHGVGSDKAKHMPKMFTEDDLDTMQRVRCAFDPKGLSNPGKVFPTPRLCGEVPGRRTEAHPLVQAGLADAF; from the coding sequence ATGGACAGCGCCGTTCTGGCTCCCCCCGTCCCGGCTGCGCAGCTCGCCCACCGCTTCGCGGAGCAGCTCGCCCCGGGATCCATCATCACCGACCCCACCCGGCTGAGCACGTACCAGTGCGACGGGTTGGCCCACTACCGGGTCACCCCCGCCGTGGTGGTGCTGCCGCAGACGGCGGCGCAGGTGCAGCACGTGGTGCGGGTGTGCCACGAGCTCGGCGTGCCGTTCGTGGCGCGGGGGTCGGGCACCGGGCTCTCCGGCGGGGCGCTGCCGCACGCCGACGGCGTCCTGGTGGTGACGAGCCAGATGCGACGGATCCTCGAGGTGGACGTGGCCAACGAGCTCGCCGTCGTCGAGCCCGGGGTGATCAACCTGGACGTCACCAAGGCGGCGGCGGTGCAGGGCTGGTACTTCGCGCCGGACCCGTCGAGCCAGCAGGTGTGCTCGGTGGGCGGCAACGTGGCCGAGAACTCCGGGGGCGCGCACTGTTTGAAGTACGGCTTCACCACCAACCACGTGCTGGGGGTGGAGGTGGTGACCCCGGACGGCGAGCTCGTGACCTTCGGTGGTCGCACCCGGGACACCCCCGGCTACGACCTGCTGGGCGCGTTCGTGGGCAGCGAGGGCACCCTCGGCATCACCACCAAGGTCGTCGTCCGCCTGCTGCGCAAGCCCGAGACGGTGCAGACGCTGCTCGCCGGCTTCCGGAGCACGGACGCCGCGGGTGCGGCGGTGAGCGCCATCATCGGCTCCGGCGTGGTGCCCGCGGCCATAGAGCTGATGGACGCCCTGGCCATCGAGGCGGCCGAGGCGGCCACGCACTGCGGCTACCCCGATGGGGCGGGCGCGGTGCTGGTGGTCGAGCTGGACGGGCCGGTCGCCGAGGTGGAGCACACCTTCGCCGCCGTGCAGCAGCACTGCCGCGACAACGGATCCTTCGAGATCCGGGTGGCCGCCGACGACGCCCAGCGCGCGCTGATCTGGAAGGGCCGCAAGTCCGCGTTCGCCGCCGTGGGCCGGATCAGCCCCGACTACATCGTCCAGGACGGCGTCATCCCCCGGACCAAGCTGGCCGAGGTGCTCAGCGCCATGGGCGAGCTGGCCGACGCGGCCGGCGTGCGGGTGGCCAACGTGTTCCACGCCGGGGACGGCAACCTGCACCCGCTGGTGCTCTTCGACGACGGTGTCGAGGGCGAGGCCCAGCGGGCGGAGGAGGTCTCCGGCGGGATCCTCGACCTCTGCCTGAGCCACGGCGGCTCCATCACCGGCGAGCACGGCGTGGGCTCGGACAAGGCGAAGCACATGCCCAAGATGTTCACCGAGGACGACCTCGACACCATGCAGCGCGTGCGGTGCGCCTTCGACCCGAAGGGGCTGTCCAACCCCGGCAAGGTGTTCCCGACGCCGCGTCTGTGCGGCGAGGTGCCGGGTCGGCGGACCGAGGCCCACCCGCTCGTGCAGGCAGGTCTCGCCGATGCCTTCTGA
- the dapF gene encoding diaminopimelate epimerase, whose translation MGSVDDVGFVKGHGTENDFVLLTDPDGELDLTPARVRALCDRHRGLGADGVLRVVRAGALGEAVAEGIAPQDWFMDYRNGDGSVAEMCGNGVRVFAHHLHAAGLEVRTGFVIGSRAGARPVIVHAAGAVGDVIVEMGPAREGGTSTATVGGRHVEGVVVDVGNPHLACVVDDVAGLDLTSRPEFDHDVFPHGVNVELLTPLVDGAVDMRVHERGVGETRSCGTGTVAAALAALHHDGRSTGEVRVHVPGGEVLVRIGGGRSSLRGPSVLVARGVLDAAWWAAQV comes from the coding sequence ATGGGATCCGTGGACGACGTGGGGTTCGTGAAGGGGCACGGCACGGAGAACGACTTCGTGCTGCTCACCGACCCCGACGGCGAGCTCGACCTGACCCCGGCCCGGGTGCGGGCGCTGTGCGACCGCCACCGCGGGCTCGGCGCCGACGGCGTGCTCCGGGTCGTCCGGGCCGGCGCGCTCGGCGAGGCGGTCGCCGAGGGCATCGCGCCGCAGGACTGGTTCATGGACTACCGCAACGGCGACGGCTCGGTCGCGGAGATGTGCGGCAACGGGGTCCGGGTCTTCGCCCACCACCTGCACGCCGCCGGCCTCGAGGTCCGCACCGGGTTCGTCATCGGCAGCCGGGCGGGCGCACGACCGGTGATCGTGCACGCTGCCGGTGCGGTGGGCGACGTCATCGTCGAGATGGGGCCGGCCCGCGAGGGCGGCACCAGCACGGCGACCGTGGGCGGGCGGCACGTCGAGGGTGTGGTGGTCGACGTCGGCAACCCGCACCTGGCCTGCGTGGTGGACGACGTCGCGGGCCTCGACCTCACGAGCCGGCCGGAGTTCGACCACGACGTCTTCCCGCACGGGGTCAACGTCGAGCTGCTGACCCCCCTGGTGGACGGGGCGGTGGACATGCGGGTGCACGAGCGCGGGGTGGGGGAGACCCGCTCCTGCGGGACCGGGACCGTGGCCGCGGCGCTGGCGGCCCTGCACCACGACGGACGCAGCACCGGTGAGGTGCGGGTCCACGTGCCCGGCGGCGAGGTCCTCGTCCGCATCGGGGGTGGACGGAGCTCGCTGCGCGGTCCGTCGGTGCTCGTGGCCCGCGGCGTCCTGGACGCCGCGTGGTGGGCCGCCCAGGTCTGA